In Rhodobacter xanthinilyticus, a single window of DNA contains:
- a CDS encoding helix-turn-helix transcriptional regulator, which produces MRPDLAVLPPRYLRTKEAATFLSLSARTLEKHRTYGTGPAYHKLGGRVVYSVDDLTAWVARGSVTSTSDPRGQVLPAKRMTASPHAVPARATR; this is translated from the coding sequence ATGCGACCCGATCTCGCCGTTCTGCCGCCACGCTACCTGCGCACCAAGGAGGCCGCCACGTTCCTCAGCCTGTCGGCGCGCACGCTGGAAAAGCACCGGACCTATGGAACCGGCCCGGCCTATCACAAGCTCGGCGGGCGCGTCGTCTATTCGGTCGATGATCTGACAGCTTGGGTTGCGCGCGGCTCGGTCACCTCGACCTCCGATCCGCGCGGCCAGGTCCTGCCGGCCAAGCGCATGACGGCGTCGCCGCATGCCGTGCCAGCGCGCGCGACGCGCTGA
- a CDS encoding DUF6602 domain-containing protein has translation MDGRRLQDFWNQEVLALLAVYKQFETLLPSSFAEGAGHRGEDGRYVEALLRNYLQKYLPKDLEVLTGFILRPAVKTGKNTRNRKNQIDKHSTQLDIIVCDTGTYPVFQRMGETVIVPPEAVIAVFSVKKKLRDADIAAECKALAAVGQICRSDEGKPQERRRGPFLGLVGASSQFADKRVAKEKKIFQKLAKLYADPPTFDDMVGFIGDLSGWYVFKARPPEKLTSNNSAASYRYFSLTENELHHGFQFLISGILSVYYDETRRNMKRPGYTSFPRLPAKELGTIPFNGLR, from the coding sequence ATGGACGGAAGAAGGCTCCAAGATTTTTGGAACCAGGAAGTGCTAGCGCTTCTGGCTGTTTACAAACAGTTCGAGACGCTCCTGCCCAGCTCTTTTGCCGAAGGCGCAGGGCACCGCGGCGAGGATGGCAGGTACGTCGAAGCCCTTCTGCGGAATTACCTGCAAAAGTATCTTCCCAAAGATCTTGAAGTGCTAACTGGCTTCATTTTACGCCCAGCCGTCAAGACTGGAAAAAACACGCGGAACAGGAAGAACCAAATAGACAAACATTCTACCCAGCTCGACATTATTGTTTGTGACACCGGCACCTATCCAGTGTTTCAACGAATGGGAGAGACGGTGATCGTACCACCTGAGGCCGTTATTGCCGTATTTTCAGTAAAAAAGAAGCTACGCGATGCAGATATAGCGGCTGAATGCAAAGCGCTAGCAGCCGTGGGCCAGATTTGCCGATCGGATGAAGGCAAGCCACAAGAACGTCGCCGCGGGCCATTCCTTGGATTAGTGGGGGCCAGCTCACAGTTTGCGGACAAACGAGTAGCGAAGGAAAAGAAGATTTTCCAGAAGCTAGCAAAACTCTACGCTGATCCGCCTACCTTCGACGACATGGTTGGCTTCATTGGAGATCTTTCGGGCTGGTACGTCTTTAAGGCTCGTCCACCTGAAAAATTGACGTCCAACAATAGCGCGGCTAGTTATCGATATTTTTCGTTAACGGAGAATGAGCTGCATCATGGCTTCCAGTTCCTAATCTCCGGAATCCTATCGGTCTATTATGATGAAACTCGACGAAATATGAAGCGGCCAGGCTATACATCTTTTCCACGCTTGCCAGCCAAGGAATTGGGTACAATTCCGTTCAATGGACTGCGGTAA
- a CDS encoding DUF2285 domain-containing protein, producing MAILLPLDDDLPGRIEAIQRFWQMLKARPVPRDTRMTRYQRQRFRLMMQAADGRAAGSSYREIGIALFGERRVLGEPWKTSPLRAAVITLARNASALIGGGYLGLLRHRRKP from the coding sequence ATGGCTATCCTGCTGCCCCTTGATGACGATCTGCCGGGCCGGATAGAAGCGATCCAGCGGTTCTGGCAGATGCTGAAGGCGCGCCCGGTCCCGCGCGACACCCGCATGACCCGATACCAGCGTCAGCGGTTCCGCCTGATGATGCAGGCCGCCGACGGTCGCGCCGCAGGCTCGAGCTACCGCGAGATCGGCATAGCGCTCTTCGGGGAACGGCGCGTCTTGGGCGAACCATGGAAGACCTCCCCACTGCGGGCCGCCGTCATCACGCTCGCCCGCAATGCCTCCGCCCTCATCGGCGGCGGGTATTTGGGTCTCTTGCGGCACCGTCGCAAACCTTAG
- a CDS encoding transcriptional regulator domain-containing protein: MGPDTSKWRNQDSYDFYDELSVEGIAWECLRRDLDYQACFADIVTQKAVRAPFEEEAQHRWGLRFSGRPKALNSQSARNLVTSRQSGHRASGRGTRFPATLAADHCA; this comes from the coding sequence ATGGGGCCGGATACATCGAAGTGGCGGAACCAGGACTCCTATGACTTCTACGATGAGCTTTCGGTTGAAGGCATCGCCTGGGAATGCCTGCGCCGTGATCTCGACTATCAGGCGTGCTTCGCCGACATCGTGACGCAAAAGGCCGTGCGTGCTCCGTTCGAGGAGGAAGCCCAGCATCGCTGGGGCCTGCGATTTTCCGGCCGACCCAAGGCTCTCAATTCTCAATCAGCCCGTAATCTGGTCACCTCACGCCAATCCGGCCACCGTGCTTCTGGGCGAGGTACCCGGTTTCCGGCCACCCTTGCCGCGGACCATTGCGCTTGA
- a CDS encoding DNA -binding domain-containing protein produces MKPTIPAFDELAPTNADITDYDRRHIKLYMRLLDATADGADWTEAVEVLFGIDPVREPERARRVYDSHLARARWMTQSGYRQLLAPRSGTR; encoded by the coding sequence ATGAAGCCCACGATCCCGGCCTTCGACGAGCTTGCCCCCACCAACGCGGACATCACCGATTACGACCGCAGGCACATCAAGCTCTACATGCGGCTTCTCGATGCGACAGCGGATGGCGCGGACTGGACCGAGGCTGTTGAGGTCCTGTTCGGGATAGACCCTGTCCGCGAACCCGAACGCGCGCGGCGGGTTTATGACAGCCATCTGGCGCGGGCGCGCTGGATGACGCAAAGCGGCTATCGGCAGCTTTTGGCGCCACGTTCCGGCACCCGGTAA
- a CDS encoding helix-turn-helix domain-containing protein yields MITARQSRAARALLGWTQETLADKARISLTALKRLESENRLEVYESTRDQVRRALEAAGIVILSDKRGQGVMLEHGRDEKTQ; encoded by the coding sequence ATGATCACCGCTCGACAGTCGCGGGCCGCACGCGCGTTGCTGGGTTGGACGCAGGAGACGCTCGCTGACAAGGCCCGAATATCCCTGACTGCCCTGAAACGCCTCGAGTCCGAGAACCGGCTGGAGGTGTATGAATCGACACGGGATCAGGTTCGCCGGGCACTCGAGGCCGCAGGGATCGTCATCCTGTCTGACAAGCGCGGGCAGGGAGTGATGCTGGAGCATGGCCGAGACGAGAAGACCCAGTGA
- a CDS encoding DUF736 domain-containing protein — protein MATIGTFKKTGTNEFTGDIVTLSVQAKGVRIVPDQRATGENAPSHRVLVGRAEIGAAWSKRSNEGRDYLGLKLDDPSFTAPIYANLFDDEDGEGFSLIWSRPNGRRAD, from the coding sequence ATGGCGACCATCGGCACCTTCAAGAAGACCGGCACGAACGAATTCACCGGCGACATCGTCACCCTCAGCGTCCAGGCCAAGGGCGTGCGCATCGTCCCTGACCAGCGCGCCACCGGCGAGAACGCCCCCAGCCACCGGGTTCTGGTCGGCCGCGCCGAGATCGGCGCCGCCTGGTCCAAGCGCTCGAACGAGGGCCGCGACTATCTGGGCCTCAAGCTCGACGATCCGAGCTTCACCGCCCCGATCTACGCCAACCTCTTCGACGACGAGGACGGCGAGGGCTTCTCGCTGATCTGGTCCCGCCCCAACGGCCGCCGCGCCGACTGA